ATTGAACCGGTCATTATAGTCATACTTGGTGTGGTCATTGCATTCATACTGGTAGCTATGTACCTGCCTCTGTTCGACCTTGTCGGCGCACTCTAGACGACGACTATCCAAAGACAGGGGCAGCACCCTCAAAAGATCCTGCCCCAGATAAATAACCAACCCACAAACTCAATTGGCGTCGATCACCCCGCCCAGGCCGGTGTCGGTGCCGGTGATGGTCGGGTTACCACGATAATAGACGGAACCGAGACCGGATAGATTAGCATCCAAAGATTCGGATACATTGACCTCGGCGCTGCCGACACCGCTGAGTGTCACGTCGGTTGTCCCGGTGGAAAGCTCAAATGCGTGCAGGTCGCCGGCCGATGACATCTCACAGGTGTGGGTGTCGGCTGTACCTGTCAGTGTCAAGCTACCCGGTCCGCTAAACAGCGTACTGACTGTTGAGACTTCCACATCCAGGTCTATTGTGCCGGCTCCGGTAAGGGCCAGGTCAATGTGCTCGGTTTGGAGAGTGTTGTGTCCACCCATGCTCCCGACACCTGCCAACTCCAGTGCCTTCAGGTCGGCCACGACAAGATCAACAACCAAATCGTAGTCTCTCGCATCGATGCCGTCTTGAACTCGGATGTCCAGGTGACTTCCTGAGTGACCGGTCTGAAGGTACGGCATAATATTGTCGTCGACAGTAACAGTCACCGACTGCGGAACGCCGAAAGTGATATTGACCTTACCGGCAGCACTCAATGTAAGTTCGTCGAAGTCGCCTACGGTGCGGCTTTCCGTTTCCAACACGCCGGACCCCTTGATCGTTGAAGAAGTTAGCGGGTTGCTTTGGTTATCCTCGCTGCAGGACACACACAGCATTGCTATGACGGCTACCATCAAGACAGCCTGCTTGGTATACATCGTTATGTTTCCTTTTGTCAAAAACGTTTTTTGTTACATCGTTACAGGGTTACTGGGTTACTGAGGGTCACGACCCTGTCCGAAAACATAGCTGACACCGAAGCTAAACTCCGGGCCGCTATAGTTTGAGCTGCCTCCGATAGGTTTATCGAAATCGGACATCAGATTGTATGAAACCGAG
This genomic window from Candidatus Zixiibacteriota bacterium contains:
- a CDS encoding DUF2807 domain-containing protein, with the protein product MYTKQAVLMVAVIAMLCVSCSEDNQSNPLTSSTIKGSGVLETESRTVGDFDELTLSAAGKVNITFGVPQSVTVTVDDNIMPYLQTGHSGSHLDIRVQDGIDARDYDLVVDLVVADLKALELAGVGSMGGHNTLQTEHIDLALTGAGTIDLDVEVSTVSTLFSGPGSLTLTGTADTHTCEMSSAGDLHAFELSTGTTDVTLSGVGSAEVNVSESLDANLSGLGSVYYRGNPTITGTDTGLGGVIDAN